Within Synechococcus sp. NB0720_010, the genomic segment CGACTGCAGTCTCAATCTCCACACAGTTGCCATCAATGCGAATGTTTCTCCAGGTATTCGAAAACTGCTTGGTAGTGGGCTGTCGTCCAGGACTTGCGACCTTGCATCGCTTCTGCAAATTCGGTCGCCTCGATCTGCCGCTCACGCTCGCGTCTTGATCGTTCGTCCAGTTTTCGCCAGGTTGACTCTCTCATCAGATCTTGGCCGCGGCGGGTTGGATTGGATCCACCGACGATGTCCTCCGCTTCAGCAAACTCCCCTTCCTTGAGCGCAGCGGCCATGCCCAGCACCACTGCATCAGCCCTCAGCGCAACCGTTGCAGCGAAACCCTGCCCTCACACCTGGCTCACTGATCACTGGGAGCTTGCGTTTCCAAGAGCAGACTCTTCTATCTGCAACGGTTGTTTCTTGGTTGCGACGGGGCACCCCCAAGTCGTTTTGGAGCGCTGCTGGAAGGGTTGATCCAGCTGGATCAGTTCATAGGACCAGTGACAACTCAGGGCGGCCAAGAGGCTTTGGCGATCTCCAAAGATCCGGAGCATGGTGGTTGTGTCGCTCCGCCAAGGCTGGCCCCAGCTGAGGACGGTGCTGCGGCAAAGGATGCGACGGGGTGCGCCAAAAAGCACAGCCGGCGGTAGCGGACGGCGGCCTGATTGCGTCAACCTGGGGAGACCTTGCTCGATCCCAGCCATGCACCGTCGCGCGCTGCTGCTGCTCATGGCTGGAGCGGCCACGGCCACCGTTGCTGCTGGACACAGTTGGGCCCAGGTGGCGAGTCCACCTCCCCTGAGCACCACCCGCTTTTTAGCGGTGGGCGATGTGGGCAGCGGCAACGTCCATCAGCGGGCCGTTGGGACCCAAATGGCGGCGGTGCATCGCCGGAAGCCCGTGGACTTGGTGCTGCTGGCTGGGGACAACATCTACCCCTCAGGAGACATTCGCAAGGTTCAGTCGACGTTCCTTGGTCCCTACGCCGAGTTGCTGGCCGCCAAGGTCCCCTTCCACGCAGTCCTGGGCAACCACGACATCCGCACGGCCAACGGCGATCCCCAGGTGGCCTACAAGCCCTATGGCATGAAGGGGCGCTTCTACAGCGTCCGCCGCGGCGAGGTCGAATTTTTCATGCTGGACACCAACGGCAATGCGCCCTGGACGTCCCAGTTGTCCTGGCTGCGCTCCGCCTTGGCCAAGAGCCAGGCCCCCTGGAAAGTGGTGGTGGGCCATCACCCGATCTACTCCTCCGGTCTCTACGGCAACAACCCCGGCCTACGGGGCAAGTTGAGCTCCTTGATGCAGCGCCATGGGGTGCAGCTCTACATCAATGGCCATGAACACCACTACGAGCGCAGCAAGCCGATCGACGGCATCACCTACCTGATCGTTGGAGGCGGAGGGGCCTATCTCCGCCCCGTGATCGCCAAGCCCCAATCGGCGAAGGCCGTGAGCGTTTACAGCTTTGCGGAACTGGAGGCTGGGCCCAACAGCCTGACCGTGCGGGCTTGGGACCGTGACGGAAAGCTGATCGATCAGGGCGTCGTCGCTCGCCGCTAGCGCTGCTCCAGTCGATCCAGGCTCGGGATCAAGGCGGCGGCGGCGATCAGGCCCATGCTCAAGATCAGCAGGGCTGGGATCAGGGCCGCCCCGACTCGCTCATCGCTGGCGTACTGATAGACGCGAACGGCCAGGGTGTCGAAGTCAAAGGGCCTGAGCGCAAAGGTCAGCGGCAGTTCCTTCACCGTGTCGACAAAGACCAGCAGGCTCCCCATCAGCAGCGGTCCCCGCAGCAGGGGGAGATGGATGCGCTGCAGCACGCCCCCCCAGCTCTGGCCCAGGGAGGTGGCGGCCTCATCGATGCTCGGGGGAATGCGCTCCAGGGCCGCGTCGAGGCCGCCTTTGGAGACCGCTAGGAAGCGATCGACGTAGCCCCAGACCAGCAGCAGCAGAGGGGCCAGGGCCAAGGGGCCACCAATCAGCATCAGGGCGAGGGCCAGAACGGTGCCCGGAATGGCGTAGCCCAGGCCAGCGGCAAAGCTCAGGCGCCGAATGCCGGCATTGGGAATCCAGCGTTTGGCAATGGAGAGCACCAGGCTGACGACCACCGTCAGGACGGCGGCCACCAGGGCCAGGCCAAAGGAACGGAGACCCAGCTCGAGCAGTTCCGCGCTGTCTTCGCTCTGGAGCTGGTCCCAACTCAGCAGGGCCCAAACCAAGGGCAGGCCAAGGCTCAGCAGGGGAGGGGCCAGGCAAAACAATTGACTGAGCCAGCGCTGATGCCCCTGAAGCCGCCAGCGCTGTTCGGGCTCGCCGCCGCCGCTGATGGTCCAGCAGCGGCTACGGCGCCGCAGGGTGCGCTCCGCTCCGACCAGGAGGCCCACGATCACCAGGGCCATCAGGGCCAGAGCGACAGCGGCTTGGGGATCCCCCTCTTGCTGCCAGCGCATCAGGATCCCGGAGGAGAGGGTCGGGACCCCGAGCAGTTGCACCGCTCCCAGCTCGTTCACCACCTCCATGCCCGTGAGCGCCACCCCGGCTCCAATCGAGGGCAGGGCCATGGGCAGGGCCACGCGCCAAAAGCTGCCCCAGGGGCCGACTCCGAGGCTGCGGCAGGCCTCTAGCTGCCGTTTGCCGCTCACCGAGAAGCTCTCGGTCGAGAGCAGGAAGACATAGCTGTAGGTGCTCAGCACCATCACCGCCAGGGTGGGGTTGAAGCCATGGATGCGCTGGCCAAATCGACTGCCCAGGTCGATCAAGGTGGCCGCCAGCAGATAGCTCGGCGTGGCCAGGGGCAGCAGCTGCGCCACCCGCAACCAGCGGCGCCCGGGGAAGTCACAGCGGGCCGTCAGCCAGCCCGTTCCGGTGCCTAGTGCGGCGGCCAGCCCCCCGACCAGGAGCACCAGGGCCAGGGTGTTGCGCACCTGAACCGGGCCTTCATCACCCAGGCCCCAACTCTCGATGCCGCCGCCGCTGAGGGCAAACCAGGCCAGGCCGAGGACCGGGGCGAGGGCCGCTGCGCAAATCAGCAGGACTCCGGCGCCCAGCAGGCTTCGCTGTGGCAGTTGTCCCCGTGCCAATGCTTTGCCTGAGGCTGCGGCGCAAAGCCTACGGGGAAGGGATGTGATGAATGTCACAGATGCGGGTGGCCAATGATCAACCCCGCGGCAGAGGGGATCGGGCCTGGGCATAGTTCCGCCAGTGCTCTTTGATTCGGTCTTGGCGTTTCAGCGTCTTCGTTCCTTCATCGCACCTGAGCGCCTGGCAGCGGCTGCTCTGCTCGGCGTCACCGCCGGTGCGGCTGTCCTGACCTCCCTGGCGAAGGCCAACAGTCAGGAAATTGGCGTCTATTCGGGCCGCCACTACAACACCGACAAGGCGCTCTACAAGCAATTCACCCAGAAGACGGGGATCAAGGTCCGCTTGCTTGAGGCGAAGGATGACGCCTTGATCGAGCGGATTAAACGCGAAGGATCCAACAGCCCAGCCGATGTTCTGGTGTTGGCCGATGCGGCGCGCCTGGACAAGGCTGCAGGCGCGGGTCTGTTTCGCCCCAGTCGCTCGGTCTCGCTCAGCCGCGACGTGCCTGCGAACCTGCGGGACTCCAAGGGGCTCTGGTTTGGCCTGACGCGTCGGGTTCGCGTGGTGGTGGTGAACCCCAAGGCGGTGAACCCGGGCAGCATCCGCACCTACGCCGACCTGGCCAATCCGGCCTTGAAAGGCAAGCTGTGCCTGCGCAATCGCAAGAGCGTCTACAACCAATCGCTGGTCGCTGACCAGATGATCCTGCGCGGCGATCAACAGGCTGCGGCATGGGTGAAGGCCATGACCGCCAACGTCACGCAGCCCTACTTCAGTTCCGATACCCCCCTGATTCGCGCCGTCGCCAATGGCCAGTGCGGCGTTGGTCTGGTCAACTCCTATTACGTCGCCCGGATGCTGGCTGGCGGTAACGGCTCCTCCGACCAGAAGCTGGCCGACCGAGTGAAGGTTCTCTTCCCCAATCCCGCCCACGTGAACATCACCGGTGCCGGGGTGGTCAAAACCGCGAAGAACCCCGAGGCGGCGCTGAAGTTGATCGAGTTCTTGGCGTCACCCAGTGGAGGTCGCGGTTATGCGGAAGCCAACAACGAATATCCGCTGCGGGGCTTTGGCAATAACGCGGTGCTCAAGCGCCTGGGCACGTTTAAGGCCGACGGGGTCTCGGCCCAGCAGATGGGTGCCAAGAACAAGGCGGCGGTGGCCTTGATGCAGTCCAGCGGTTGGCGCTGACGCCCTGGCGCAAGAGCGCAAGGACTCGGCCAGCCGCCCTGCGCGGCTGGCTTTTTTGTTGCGCGGCCCGCGCTCCATTTGCAGCTAGGAACTGCTATTGAGAATCGCTTGCAAAAGGCGGGGTTTCTTGTTTATCTTGCGACGCATTCGCAACTAGCCCGTTTTCGGGGGTCATGTCCTTCCGCTTTCTCCCTGACGCCCCTGCCAGTGCCGTGCGGATGCCGGTCGGCCAAACCGTCTTGCTCGATCCTGCTTTGCATGCCGGTGGCAGCTGCATCGAGGTGCTCGAGGGCATGGCTCGCGTCTATTGCCCCTGTGAGGAGACCGAGGGGATGACCCTGGCCTTCCTCCAGCCCGGCGATCAGCTCCGCACCGATCGGCTCTGCAGTGAGGGTGTGTGCGTGGAGGCCTTGACTCCGTTGGTCTTCAGCAGCGATGCCAAGGCTGTGGGGGCTGGCGGCTTTGACCCGGTCAATGAGTGGACCCTGCAGCTGCTGCGCATTCGCCACCTGGGCACGGCTGAGCAGCGGTTGCATGCTCTCTTGAGCCTCTTGGTCCATCGCCTGGGTCGCCGCTGCGGCGATTGGTGCGATCTCCCTTTCCGCCTTACCCATGACCGGATCGGTGAGTTGATCGGTGCGACCCGGGTGACTACCACCCGGATGATCTCGAAGTTCCGTCAGGCCGAGCTGCTGGAGGCGCCATTGGGTGAGGCTGGCTTCCGCCTGGCTCCAGCCCTGGTGGATTCCGCTCCTCTGGCTGGGGGGTTCTGAAATGCAGTGCCCTTGTGAGGCCGGCGTCTCGGTGGATGCCCTGGGCTGTCTCTGCCGGGAGGCGGAAGGGTTGCGGTCGCGTTTGGTTCGCATCGATGCAGACCAGGCGCGCTGTCAAAACCCTGCTCTGTGCCGGCGCTTGCAGCGGGAATCGGAGCAGCTGTTTTTGCGCCTGGCTGAGCTCAGGCGACTGGGCCAGTGGCTGCAGTCCGCGCCCGTGGCGGTTGATCGCTTGACGCTGTCGCTGTTTCAGGAGCTCTGCAGGCGGCCCCTACCCAGTTCTTAGGCGACGGAGGCCGGTGCGCTTTGGCCGGCGGTGAGTTCTCCGTCGATCACCAGCAGGGCGGCTGGGTCGGAATGGGAGAAGCTGATGCGATCCAGCAGATGTGCCGCTTGGTTTTCTGAGTCGATCTGGCTCTGCACGAGGGGATCGAGGAAGACGGTCGTGCGCACATCGCCGCTGCGCTCGGCCATGGCATAGAGCTGATGCAGGGAGGTGGTGACCTCGGCCTCCATTTGGAAGATGCCTTGGAAGACCTCTTCGACGCTGGTCCAGCTCTGGCGCGGTGCTGTGAGGGGTTCCAGCGTGACCGCCTGGCCCCGGGCAATCAGGTAATCCGCGAACAGGCCGGCGTGGTGCTGCTCCTCGCTGGACTCCTGTTTCAAGAAGCTGCTGAAGCCCCGCAGCCCGCGTTCGGCGAACCAGATCGCCAGGGCCCAGTAGGCCGCACTGGCTTGGCGCTCCATGGTCAGGTGCTCCTGCAGCGCCCCGAGGAGATCAGGGGCCATCGGTTGGGCCACGGCCCGCCCGGCGGGGCCGCGGGCGATTGATTGGGTCATGGGGGGCCGTGGGGAGTTGGCCGCAAGCTACGGGCTCAGCTGGTCTGGCGCAAATCAATGCTGACAATCAACTCGCTTGCGCAAAAGAGAATCGATTGCAATAAGATGACTGCATTGCGATCCTGCACGGTTCGACCCTGATGGCCCCATCCATTGGCCCCTCCTCGGATCTGCCTGTCCAGCCTGAGGGCAGGCTCCAGGCCTGCGCCAAAAAGAAGGGTTGCAAGCAGAAGAAGTGCTCGAAGTGGAAAGGCGGGAAGTGTCGTTGCGGCCGGGACTAGCTCCCAGGGCGGATCAGGTCGGCCCGAGGGGATTCGCCCGCCGGCTGCCGTTTCCAGGCCTCTGCGCCGGTCAGGACGGCTGAGGCAATCAGTAATAAGGAGAAGCCCCGCCGTAGATGGCGATCGCTGAGGTGAGGAGCCAGCCATTGGCCGGCCACCGCGCCCGCGGCTCCGCCCGCCAGCAGCGGAATGAGGAGCGGAAGGCTGGCCTGCGGCCAGTGGCCCAGGGCAGCCAAGGCCACCAACCCATTGACGGCGATCAGCAGCAGGCTAGTGCCGCTGGCGAGGGCCATCGGTAGACCGGCCAACAGCACCAGGGCCGGAACGATGGCGAACCCTCCGCCGACGCCGGCGATGCCCGTCAGTAGACCCACCAACAGACCCTGCGGCAGCAGCAGAGCTTCGGACGCCGCGCGGCCGCCTGCCGGGGCTGGACGTAGGAGCAGCCAGGAGGCCAGGACGGCGGCGGCGGCAAAGACGCTGAGTTGAACCGCCTCAGGGATTAGTCCGGCCTTGACCCAGCTCCCGCCGATCCAGCTGCCGGCGAGGGCCGGGAGTCCCAGCAGTAGGGCGGGCCTGGGGGCGAATTGGCCGCGGCGGAGGTAGGGCCCCAGGTTGGCCAGCGCCAGGATCATCACGACGATCAAGGAGAGCGGCACGGCCTCCTTGGTCGGCAGAGCGGCGCCGCTGACCAAGAGAGGCAGCAGCAGGATGGAGCCCCCTGCCCCGAGGACGGAGAGCAGAAAGCCGATCAGGCCGCCCCCCAGTCCCAGCAGGATCAGGCTGATCACAGGGAGACCCGGTTCCAGGGCATGACGGCCAGCAGGCGGGCCATGCCACAGAAGCCGCTGACGCCGGCAAAGGTCAGGCCAGCGCCAACGAACCAGGTCAGCGCAATCCAGCCGGGGGCGACGGTGTTGCTGAGGATCAGGCCCAGCAGCACCAGTGAACCGGCGGCAATTTGCACCTGACGCATCAGGGGCAGGGGTGCGTTTTTGAGTTTGCGCACGGGGAAGCCGGCCCCCTGCCAGGTGGGGAGTCCCCCCTGCAGCTCACTGAGCGGGTGGGGGTGCCCCTGGGCCATGAGTTGCCCGAGGGCGCGGTTGCTGCGGTTGCCGCTTTGGCAGACCAGCACCAGGGGGCCCTGGGGAAGATCCGCCTGCAGCAGGCGGTTGAGCGGCACGTTCAGGCTGCCGGCGATGTGACCGCTGGCGAACTCCATCGGTTCACGCACATCAATCACGCTGATGCGCTTGGCGGCGAGTTGATCGGCCAGGTCGTGGGCGCTGATCGGTTGGGTGTGGGTCATGGGAGTGGGTGGGGTGATTAGTGGTGGATGGAGCCCACGAGTGGGTAGCCCTCATCGCTCCAGCGCAGGAGCCCGCCGCGCAGATTCGCGACGCGATCGAAGCCGGCCTTCAGGAGCTGTTGGGTGGCCAAGGCCGATCGGCTCCCCGCATGGCAGACCACAACGAGGGGACGGTCGCTGGGTAGCTCTGTTTGGCGCTGCTCCAGGTCCTGCAGGGGAATGTGCAGGCTGGTTTCGATCCGGCCATCGGGGCCCTCGACTTCGTCCTCCGAGCGGACATCCAGCACGGTCACCGCGTTGCGATGTTCCGCCAGCCAGCTGGGGGGGAGCTCGGGGAGCCCTGCGAAGCTGCGCTGAACCGGTGCCCAGTGCTGAGCGGGTTGCTCGTCGCGGGGCTGACCCGAGCGCATGTTCCCGGGAAGGGCGATGGCGATCTTGCCCGGGTGGGGCAGCTTCATGTTGGTCATGTGACCCACGAAGTCCCGTTCATCGGCACCACCGCCGAGGCGCGCGTTGAAGGCTTTCTCCTCGGCCACTGAGGTGAGGGTTCGGCCGGTGTAGTCGTGGCCTGGGTAGAGCAGGCAGCTGTTGGGCAGGCTGAAGATCTGCTCGGTGATGGAGCGCCAGAGGGTGTGGGGGTCACCCTGCTGGAAGTCGCAGCGCCCGCAGCCGCGAACCAAGAGGGCGTCGCCGGTGAAGGCGGCGGATTGGTCGTCCAGGACGTAGGTGACACACCCATCGGTATGCCCCGGGGTGCTGCGCACCTGCAGGTGGCGGCTGCCAAAGGCCACGTGGTCCCCGTGCTCGAGGGGCAGGGTGACGTTTTGGGCGCGGGCGGACTGGGCGAGGCCAATGGCGCAGCCGGTGGCTTGCTGCATCAGCCAGCTGCCGGTGACGTGATCCGCGTGGGCGTGGGTATCGAGGCTGGCGACCAGCTGGATTCCCAGCTCGCGAATGAAGGAGAGATCTCGGTCGTGTTGTTCAAACACCGGATCGATGATCACGCCCTCGCCGGAGGTGACATCGGCCAGCAGATAGGTGTAGGTCCCCGTTGTCGCGTCGAAGAGTTGGCGATGCAGCAGGGGTTGCCCACCGGCTGCATCAGAGAGCGCGACCGGGGAGGGCGCGATGGAGGCCATGGACTCCGCTTCAGGCTTGTATGACTATACACGCATAAAGCCTTTGTGATCACGCGCCCTGTTTTCGGCCAAAGGCTTGAACCACAGCGCTCTGGCCCTGGTGGAAGGGGCCTTCCTCGATCCAGCGTTCGGTTTCCTGGAGTTCGAGCCAGGTCAGTCCCTGGAGCTCGGCTTCCAGCTGGGCCGCTGTGATCAGTAGCGCCGGGTTGGGCGGCCCGCCGGTCCCTCGGTTGAGTTGCGCCGGGTTGTAGGCCTCAAGGATCAGGTGCCCTCCAGGTTTGAGCGCTGCAACGGCGCGCCGGTGCACCAGGGCCCGGAGTTCGGGTTCGAGGTGCATCCAGATGGCGACGATCAGGTCGACGCTCTCGGGCTCGGGGCTGAAGTCTCGCAGGTCCCCGCAGCGGCAGTGCAGCGTCACTCCCTGGGTCTCGGCGAGCTGTTGGGCCATTTCCAGGCCGACGGGGCTGAGGTCTTGGGCGGTGACGCGGTGCCCCTGTTTGGCCAGGTGGACGGCGTTTCGCCCTCCCCCTTCCGCCAGGCAGAGGGCGTCTCCAGGGGAGAGGGAGGCCGCCTTGGCTCTCAGGAAGTCGTTGGGCTCTGTGCCGTAGGCGTAGTGGCTCTCGCGGAAGCGCTGATCCCAGAACTCCTGATTCATTGGCGAGGCCAGGCATAATGCGTTTATCGTCATACAGCATTGCAATGGGCGCCGCAGGTGCAATGCCCTCCCAGGAGTTGCTGGAGGAGTACAGCCAGTTCTTTCGGCTGCTGAGTGAGCCGGCGCGGCTGCAGCTGCTCTGCCATCTCAAGCAGGGGCCCATTGATGTCGCGGCCTTGATTGAGGCCACCGGTTTTTCCCAGTCCCACATCAGCCGGCAGCTCGGTCAGTTGCAGCGCGCGGGTCTGGTCCGCTGTGAGCGTGAGGGGACTCGAACGATCTGGCAGGCGGAGGGCGATTTGGTCGATGACCTGTGCGCCTTGGTTCAAAACCGTCTCAAGCAACGACTTCAGGCCCAGCTGGATCAGCTCCAGTCGGCCTGAGAGTTGCGTTTTCTGTTCTCAATGCTTAAGCGCCCCTTGATTTCTGTTTGATCAGCGGTAATCGGCGTAGGTTGGTTTTCTTCGGTTAAAGGGGCGATGCAGGTCACGCACCGGTCTGAGGACAACGTCCAGATCACGATGAGCCGCGAAGAAGTCGCGATGCTTGTCGATCTCTGCCACGCGGCAGCCTTCTCAGACTTGCTGCCGCAGCGGCGTGAGTCCCAGGTTCGGGTTCAGCGTTTCGTCTGGGATGTGCAGAACACCCTGTTTGATGCCGCCCAGTCGGTCTGGCAGGCCAAGCGTCACCTGACCATGCCGGTGAGCTCCGCGCGCCGCCGCTCGTCCGTCGCGGCCTAAGCCCTAGAGCTGCTTCATCAGTTGTGTGGCCAGGTCTTCGGCACTCAATAGAGCACCCTCGATCCGGCCAAAGCCGTCCCCAGCGAGGCTGTCCCCGCAGAAGCCGATGGCACTTTCCGGGCAGCAGCTGTGGCCGGGGTCCAGTCCTGGAGCCAGCGGGAAGGCGGCTCCCCAACGCATCAGTTGCCTTGGTGCGTCACCCAGGGTTTGTCCGCTGAGATCCGTCAGGGCCTGGGTCAGGGCATCTAGCACCCGCCTTTCATCCGAGGGATCCGGCTTGGCGCCGAGCAGTTGAGCGGCCGATGAGCGCGATCCGTAGACATGGAGATGGGCCGCGGCGAAGGCGGGACTGGATTCAGCGACCACGGCACAGCGCCCGCCGGCCAGGGGTTGGATGCTGATGCGTCGCAGTCCCCAACGCTCCTGGGCCGAGGGGGTGCATTGCAGAACTTGCCAGGGCAGTGCCAACCAGGCGCTGGCCTGCTCCGGCGGAAGGGTTAGCAACAGATTGCAGCTGGCCTGGCCCTCGATCGAAGCCAGCTGGGCCTGCGCAGCGTTGAGCTGGGGATCAGCCAGGCTTTCGGCTGCCTGCTCTAGCGGAATACCGTCCCAGCCAAAGACCTGCTGACAGCGGGGATGGGCCAGCAGTGTTCCGCTGAGGACCAGCCAGCGGGCCTCGACCAAGGCTTCCCCGCTGCTGTTTTCCAAAGTCCAGCGCAGACCGGTTTTGGAGCGTTCGGGCCTCAGGTGGCGCACAAGGGTTCCAAAGCGCCTGCTCAGGACTCCGCCCTCTGCCTCGGCCAGCTCCAGCAGTCCAGCGGCGAGGGCATCCATTCCTCCGCGGCCCTGCCAGAGCTGCCCGTCGCTGAAGCCATCGTCAATGGCAGGGCCCAGTGACCGTTGCCCATCGAGGCTCTGAATGGATCCGCGGAAGGGGCTGATGACCTCCCGTTGCTCGAGTGCCTGAAGCAGCTCTGGCGGCGTCTGGGCTCGGATGTTGAAGAGCGGGGCCCCATGGTTGATCCGTAGGTCCGGGTCTTGGCGCGAGTAGCGGGTGGCCGCTCGGCCCGCGGGACCGCGCCCGATTTCCAGGAGTTCCATGGATCCGCGCCAGCCGCGCCGGCGCAGCGAGGCCGCCAGCGCACAGCCCGAGACTCCTGCGCCGACGATGGCGAGATCAGTGCGCGGGAGCGAGGAGGGCAACGGAATCGACCAGAGCCTGACCATGCTGGGTCTTTGCTTGGGCTGTCGTGGCGGAAGGGATTGATCAATCCATCACGGCCGAGGCGTTGCTTGCCCTCGAGGGGCGAGCCCGATCGGAGGGAACGGGCCTTGAGGCCGCTGATCTGGTCGGTTGCTGGCAGTTGGAGCAGGTCTGGCCGAAGGGGCGACTCCAGGCGTCCCAGTTCTCAGGGGTGCTGTTGCGGGGACTGGCGGCTCAGCTGGAGATCCGCGAGGAGGCCGGCGCGTTGCAGCTGCGCAACAGCGTGCGGCTGGGCGCCGTTGAACTGTTTTTTGAAGGTCCTGGAGCCCTCAAGGGGCGCCGTCCTCTGCTGCAGTTCCAATTTCTGCGGATGGGTTTGAGGGTCGCTGGGCGGCAGTGGTGGGAGCGTGCCTTGCCGGCTCCGGCTCCCCAGCGGACGCCGTTCTTTGCCTTGATTGGCCGCGATGCCTCCGGTTGGCTGGCGGCTCGAGGGCGTGGGGGTGGCCTGGCCCAGTGGCGGCTTCCTGGTCAACATGGGCTGAGTTGAACGGTCCTTGGCTCGATGGGGTGCCCCCGCTGCGGCAGTTGGTCGGTGAAATCCGACCGAAGCTTGGGAGGCCGGATGGTCTGCGGGAGGTGTGGCACGCCCCTCGATGGCGTCGCCCAGCGGGGACGGGGGCCAATGCCCAGGCTCTCGGGCATGTCCCGTCAACCCTGGCGCGTTGGCTTGATCGCCCTGGTTGCCTTGGCGGCGTTCTTCGCCGCCTGGAATCCCCGCGCTCCGATCCAGCAGCAACGCACTCCTGCTTCCCAGGGGTTCCTCTGACCGGGCAGGGTGGAGGCGCTGTCGCTTCTGCGTCTCATGGCTGATGCCCCCTATTTGATCGTTCTGGCTTTGCTGGAGCAGGGCGGGCAGCGGGCGATGCCCCTGCAGGGCAAGTCGCTGCGCGAGGCCCTGCCCGCTGGGGCTGATCCCGGTGAGGTCGGACGTGAGCAGGCGCTGGATCTCTTGGTGCGGGTCTGGCAGCGCAGCGACCAGGGCGAGTTGCGTCGCGCAGCTGGAGAACGGAGTCTGCTGCTGGTCACGGTGCCGATTGAGTCCCTGCAGGACCAGCTCCCGGCGTTGAAGGCCCAATGGCTCAACGACGGCGACACCGCGGCCCTGATCGCCGCATTGCAGGATCTCGGCAGTGGGCTTTGGTCGCTGACCATGGAGCACCGTCAGCCTTTGGCCTATCAGGCGCTGGCTTGAACTGAACGCTGGAGTTAAGGGCGCAAGAGAAAGCCCCCAGTCGGGTAGCGGCTGGGGGCTTGTTGTCTTGATGGGTTGGTTTTAGAGGCCGAGCCCACCGAGGGGTTGGATGCGCTTGAGGGGGATGTTGCGGTGGACCTTGAGGTTGGAGGACTTGTGTAGGCCCTGGATGGTGCGGTTGACCTTGATGTTGGAGAGTCCGCGGAGGCGATCGCCGCTGATAGAGGGAGATTGCTTGCCGGGGAAGTTTGGAATGCCTGGCAGTTTGGGGTAGACGGTGGATTTGGGGAGGTTGGGGAGTTTGACGCCGGGACGTGTACCGACGTTTCCAGGACGTTTGCCAGGGCGCTTGCCGGGGCCTTTGCCGCGAAGGGGCTGTCCATCTAGGCACAAGCCCCCACATTCTTCGTAACCATGGCCGTGGTCGTAGTCATGGCCGCGGTTCATGGAGCCTTCAATGACGCCACCGAGGATGCCGCCGACCACGCCACCGAGGAAGGCTTCTCCCGAGGAGGAGGACTGAACGGGAACGGGTTGGGTGGTGTAGACGACGTTGAGGTTGGGGTTGTGTTGTCCTTGGACCATGGCCTCTGCACTGGCGAGGCAGGCGAGATCAAGGCTGGTCATGTCGATGGCTGACTTGATGAGCAGCTCACCGGTTTGCCGAGAGAAGCAGTCGTAATCGAGGGAAGCGGCTTGAGCGTTGGTGGTGATGGCCAGGAGGGAGGAGCCGGCAAGGGCAGCGGCGGTGATGCCAGTGAAGCCTTGACGGAAGAAGGAGAGGGAAGTCATGGGAGGAGCGTGTGAGGAGTGAGGAGAGGGGGATGTGTTCCCCGCTGATCACAAGCTCGCCCGGTTGGGAGGAGAAGTTGTTGAGGGACGCCACGACCTGAGGTGACGTTGGTCTCAATTTGCGACGGCTAAAGAAATAGGGGGCTTGAGGGTGGACTGAGAGGGCCTGAAAGGGGCGATGTGAGCAAGGTCACAGGCGGGCTTGATGGAGGTCCGGCGGCGGCTTTTTTCTTCTGGAAAAGTGAATTCATCGAGGCCAATCGGCCTTTGTTGTTCCCTCTCTGACTCCTGTGATG encodes:
- a CDS encoding rhodanese-like domain-containing protein gives rise to the protein MASIAPSPVALSDAAGGQPLLHRQLFDATTGTYTYLLADVTSGEGVIIDPVFEQHDRDLSFIRELGIQLVASLDTHAHADHVTGSWLMQQATGCAIGLAQSARAQNVTLPLEHGDHVAFGSRHLQVRSTPGHTDGCVTYVLDDQSAAFTGDALLVRGCGRCDFQQGDPHTLWRSITEQIFSLPNSCLLYPGHDYTGRTLTSVAEEKAFNARLGGGADERDFVGHMTNMKLPHPGKIAIALPGNMRSGQPRDEQPAQHWAPVQRSFAGLPELPPSWLAEHRNAVTVLDVRSEDEVEGPDGRIETSLHIPLQDLEQRQTELPSDRPLVVVCHAGSRSALATQQLLKAGFDRVANLRGGLLRWSDEGYPLVGSIHH
- a CDS encoding bifunctional 2-polyprenyl-6-hydroxyphenol methylase/3-demethylubiquinol 3-O-methyltransferase UbiG, producing MNQEFWDQRFRESHYAYGTEPNDFLRAKAASLSPGDALCLAEGGGRNAVHLAKQGHRVTAQDLSPVGLEMAQQLAETQGVTLHCRCGDLRDFSPEPESVDLIVAIWMHLEPELRALVHRRAVAALKPGGHLILEAYNPAQLNRGTGGPPNPALLITAAQLEAELQGLTWLELQETERWIEEGPFHQGQSAVVQAFGRKQGA
- a CDS encoding ArsR/SmtB family transcription factor, with protein sequence MGAAGAMPSQELLEEYSQFFRLLSEPARLQLLCHLKQGPIDVAALIEATGFSQSHISRQLGQLQRAGLVRCEREGTRTIWQAEGDLVDDLCALVQNRLKQRLQAQLDQLQSA
- a CDS encoding FAD/NAD(P)-binding protein, which encodes MPSSLPRTDLAIVGAGVSGCALAASLRRRGWRGSMELLEIGRGPAGRAATRYSRQDPDLRINHGAPLFNIRAQTPPELLQALEQREVISPFRGSIQSLDGQRSLGPAIDDGFSDGQLWQGRGGMDALAAGLLELAEAEGGVLSRRFGTLVRHLRPERSKTGLRWTLENSSGEALVEARWLVLSGTLLAHPRCQQVFGWDGIPLEQAAESLADPQLNAAQAQLASIEGQASCNLLLTLPPEQASAWLALPWQVLQCTPSAQERWGLRRISIQPLAGGRCAVVAESSPAFAAAHLHVYGSRSSAAQLLGAKPDPSDERRVLDALTQALTDLSGQTLGDAPRQLMRWGAAFPLAPGLDPGHSCCPESAIGFCGDSLAGDGFGRIEGALLSAEDLATQLMKQL